GCCCACAGCGACCAGCGCGATCAGCGCGCCACCCACAAAAGCGACGCGCCTGAGCCAGGGACGCCGTGGCTTTACAACAAGTTGGGTATGCCGCAAGCTCGCCGGTCGATCGGGACCGGGGCTGGCGCTGCTGGGACTCACCATGGTGGGCGGATCATAGCGGGCCGAGGTCCAAGGAACCATCGGCGCCAAACGGCGCCATCCACACCCGCCTGGACCCGGTCACCACACGCGCTGGCGAGGAGTCGTTGATGTACTTGTGGCTGAAGGCCTTTCACCTGATCTTCGTCGTGTCCTGGTTTGCCGGGCTGCTCTACATGCCACGCCTGTTTGTGTACCACTCGATGACCGAGGACGAGGCGGGCCACGAGCGCTTTCAGGTCATGGAGCGCAAGCTGTTCGGGATCATGACGATCGCCGCCATCGGCGCTGCTGTCTTCGGCATCAGCATGATCGTCATCAACACCTCACTCCTCTCCATGCCCTGGCTGCACGCCAAGCTCGCCCTGGTTGTGGGGCTCATCGCGTACCACGCCTATTGCCTGCGCATCATCGGTAGATTCCGCGCGGGTCGGGAGAAGCACTCCCATATCTGGTTCCGTTGGTTCAACGAAGCACCGGCCCTGGTGCTGATCGCAGTGGTCATCCTGGCGGTGACCAAACCTTTCTAACGGCAGTTCAGCGGTTGACCTGAGTACCGCCTTCGATGAGGGCGACTTCGGGCTGGGCGCCGTTCTTGGGCGCCGACGAGGAACGACGCTTGGAACGCCGGCGGCGGCGGCGCGGAATTCGCAGGTCGTCCGGTCGCGGCGGCACGCCGTCCGGGTAGAGCAAGGGCCCAAGTTGCTCGAGGGCGCGTGCGTAGACCCGCTTCTTAAAGTAGATCACCTCGGCCACGGGCTGCCAGAAGTCCACCCAACGCCAGCGATCGAATTCCGGATGGTCCGTGCTGTCCAGGCAAACCGAATTGTCTTCGCACTGCAATCGCAGCAGGAACCAGATCTGTTTCTGACCGATGCATAGGGGGAAGGAATTCTTACGCCAGTAGCGCTTGGGCAGGCGGTAGCGCAGCCATGGCTCCGTCGTGCCCATCAGCTCGACCTGGCGTCGGCACAGGCCCACCTCTTCCTCGAGCTCCCGGTACATCGCCGCTTCCGGCGTCTCCCCCGGGTTGATACCACCCTGGGGAAACTGCCACCCGCGCTGGCCACACCTCCCGGCGAGAAGGAGTTGGCCTTCTTCGTTGCACAGGATGATGCCAACGTTGGCGCGAAACCCGTCGCAATCGATGGAATCACTCATTGGCGGGCGCCGACTGGAATGGCGAACATCTCCTCGAGCTTGGCGCGTTCCCAACAAACGCGCAGCGAGCGCGCTTGACGAGCCCACCGAGACAGTGTGTCAGAATCGTGACGCCGACAACAACACGCACGCGCTGGCAAGTCGCTGTTTCTGCTCCAACCTTCGCCGATCGTGGGTCGCCGACCCACCCATCCGACATAATCGAGAGCTTGATAGAGACGGCGGACGCTCGAGCCTCACGTGTGGCCCGACGCTGAGCTCAGGCGGCGTTACACACCCGGTCGCGCCCCTCGGCCTTGGCCCGAAACAAGGCCTGGTCAGCCGCCTGGAGTAAATCGCGCACCGCGGCACTGGTCTCGCTCGGATCCAGGCTCGTGCCGGGGGCGGCGGTGGCGACGCCGATCGACGAGGTGACGGTGATCGCCCGCCCGCTCACCACCGGGATGGGCGCACCACACACCACTTGGCGCAAGCGCTCGGCCAGGGCCTCGGCCTCCACCCGTCGCGTGTCGGGTAAGACCACGGCAAGCTCCTCGCCCCCGTAGCGGGCACATACGTCGCTCGCCCTCACCGCGCCCTGGATCCGTCGCGCTACCTCACGCAAGACTTCGTCGCCCGCCAGATGTCCGTAGGTGTCGTTGACCCGTTTGAAGTAGTCCAGATCCAACAGCAGGCACGCGAGGGGGCTGCGTTCGCGGCGGGCGCGGGCGATCGCCTCGCGCAGCCGACTGTCGAGGTAGCGTCGGTTGTGCAGTCCCGTCAGCGGGTCGGTGATCGCACCGACCAGCAAACGATCGCGGTTCAGGGCGTTCTCCAGGCTGATCGCTCCGACGACGGACAGGTTGCGCAGGTTGTCCGTCGCGAGATCCGGGTCGAAGCGGGCCGCGTCCGCATCGCCGAGGCACAGAGCGCCGAGCAACCGGCCGCCCCGGCGCAGGGGTAATAGGGCAAGGCTACCCAGGGTACTGACGCCGTGCCGCGGGAAGAGCACCGCATCACTCGACCGGTAGCGGCCCAGGGTGGGCGCTCGCAGATCGCGTAGCTGGGGCGGGAGCTGCCGCTCGTCTTCCAGGAAGCGAATGGCGTGCTGGGGACACCGCATACCATCCCGGGCGGTCGCCGCGAGGAGATGGCGGATCTCGTGCTCAGGATCTATCAGCACCAGCTGGGCTGCCGTGACCTTGAAGCGGCGCTGGGCGCTCACCGCTAGTTCATCGAGCAGGGCAGCCAGCCCCTCGGCACAGAGCAGGCGGTGCTCGCGTTGGGCGGCACGGCGGCCTGCCTCGTGGTTGAGTTGGGCAGTGCGTTGAAGCTGTTCGAGCTGGCTGCGCAACTCGAGGTTCTCGCGCGCAAGACTGTTCATACAACCAGTAGTAGCAGGTAGCGAGGGCGGTAAACAAGGCTTGTCGATGGACCCGCTGATGTGCGGTCAGACCAGCCGTTCAACGTACCTTAACTGGGAGAGGAGAGGCCTTTGACATAGGCCACCTGGAACTGTGAACCAGGTCCGCAATTCGAGCCCGCGCCAGGCCTGGCGCGGGCGGCATGGTGCGCGCGACTCAGTGCAGTCGCGCGTAGTGGATCACCTGCACGTCGTGCGAATCCACGTCAAAATTTTCGGCTAACAGGGACTCCAGCTCTTCCAGTCCCAGTGGGCCGAAGAGGTTCTCCACCTCCACGACACCGCAGTACTGAGCCGGGTCGCGGTCCATACCCTCGTCGAGTACGAACTGCATGTAGAACTTCGCGGTCATGGTGCAGAGCGTACGGTCAGGGCGGCAAAACGTCTGTGAAGAGGCCCACAGGCATATTGCACTCGGCCCAGGCCAGTTCACCGAAACTGCGTTGAACGGCCCCTATGAAGCCGCCTTCGTACGGCATGTCACCGCTGAACGACAGAAGTCGATCGGTTCTAAGCACCCTGTGTCGCGTGACAGGTCGCCGCCCTTTTGACAGGAGCAGGGGCGAGCGGGGCATAGTCTGGGCCATGCCTACTCACCGCGCAGACCTGATCGGCACCCGGCCCGCCCTTCGCGATGCCAGTGCCGCTGGCCTGTTCTACCCGGCTGGCGCCCAGGCGTTGCGGCGGGCGGTCGACGATTGCCTGAGCACCGTGCGCGGGCCGACGCCAAGCGCAGCGAGAGCTATCATCGTGCCCCACGCAGGCTATCGCTACAGCGGCCCGATCGCGGCCCACGGATTCGCCGCCCTCGGCCCGGACCACCAGCGCATCCGCCGAGTGCTCCTGATCTCGAGCACGCACCGCGATGGCCTCTCGGGCATGGCCGTACCCTCCAGCGATGCACTGCTCACCCCGCTCGGAGCGACCAGGATCGATCACGACTGGCGGCGTCGTCTGGTGGACGAGCACGGCGTTCGGCTGTTCGATGATCCACATCGGGACGAGCACGGGATCGAGGTGCAGCTACCCTTCCTACAGCGCCTGCTCGGCGACTTCGCCCTGCTACCGATACTAATAGGTGATTCAGACGACGCCCAGTGCGAACGGGTGATCGACGCCGCCTGGGATGATGACCCAGACACCGTGCTCGTGCTCAGCAGCGACCTCAGCCGCTACAACGAGTACGACACGGCGCGCCGCCTCGACGAGGAAACACGCCTCGCCGTCGAGCGCGGCGCCCCGGAGGCGATCGAACACCGCCACGCCTGCAGCTATCGCGCGATGCGGTCGCTGCTGCGCCTCGCCGCACGACGGCACCTACGAGCGAGCACCCTCGCGATGCGCAACTCCGCCGACTGCATCGGCGGCGACCCCAACCGGGCCATCGGCTTCGGCGCGTTTTCCTTCCATTAGGGAAGCCCTGCACAAGTTCGGTCGGCGGCCCCGTGCGTCCAGCGACACGAGATCAAGGCGCGCGAACTTGTGCAGAGATTCCCTACCCTCAGCTCAACGGCCAGGCGAAGGGCAACAGCGTCATCACCACCAGCATCACGACCAGCGTGAGCGGCACACCGAGGCGCAGGTAATCGCTGAACCGATAGCCTCCGGGACCCATCACCAGCAGATTGGCAGGGTGGGAGACTGGGCTCGAGAAACAGGCCGACGAGGACAGGGCGATGGCCATCATGCCCGTCTGCGGCGAGACGCCGGCCGCCGCGCAGACGGCGATGGCGATCGGCGCCATCAGCACGATCAATGCGGC
The sequence above is drawn from the Pseudomonadota bacterium genome and encodes:
- the hemJ gene encoding protoporphyrinogen oxidase HemJ, whose translation is MYLWLKAFHLIFVVSWFAGLLYMPRLFVYHSMTEDEAGHERFQVMERKLFGIMTIAAIGAAVFGISMIVINTSLLSMPWLHAKLALVVGLIAYHAYCLRIIGRFRAGREKHSHIWFRWFNEAPALVLIAVVILAVTKPF
- a CDS encoding RNA pyrophosphohydrolase, with translation MSDSIDCDGFRANVGIILCNEEGQLLLAGRCGQRGWQFPQGGINPGETPEAAMYRELEEEVGLCRRQVELMGTTEPWLRYRLPKRYWRKNSFPLCIGQKQIWFLLRLQCEDNSVCLDSTDHPEFDRWRWVDFWQPVAEVIYFKKRVYARALEQLGPLLYPDGVPPRPDDLRIPRRRRRRSKRRSSSAPKNGAQPEVALIEGGTQVNR
- a CDS encoding sensor domain-containing diguanylate cyclase, with protein sequence MNSLARENLELRSQLEQLQRTAQLNHEAGRRAAQREHRLLCAEGLAALLDELAVSAQRRFKVTAAQLVLIDPEHEIRHLLAATARDGMRCPQHAIRFLEDERQLPPQLRDLRAPTLGRYRSSDAVLFPRHGVSTLGSLALLPLRRGGRLLGALCLGDADAARFDPDLATDNLRNLSVVGAISLENALNRDRLLVGAITDPLTGLHNRRYLDSRLREAIARARRERSPLACLLLDLDYFKRVNDTYGHLAGDEVLREVARRIQGAVRASDVCARYGGEELAVVLPDTRRVEAEALAERLRQVVCGAPIPVVSGRAITVTSSIGVATAAPGTSLDPSETSAAVRDLLQAADQALFRAKAEGRDRVCNAA
- the amrB gene encoding AmmeMemoRadiSam system protein B, yielding MPTHRADLIGTRPALRDASAAGLFYPAGAQALRRAVDDCLSTVRGPTPSAARAIIVPHAGYRYSGPIAAHGFAALGPDHQRIRRVLLISSTHRDGLSGMAVPSSDALLTPLGATRIDHDWRRRLVDEHGVRLFDDPHRDEHGIEVQLPFLQRLLGDFALLPILIGDSDDAQCERVIDAAWDDDPDTVLVLSSDLSRYNEYDTARRLDEETRLAVERGAPEAIEHRHACSYRAMRSLLRLAARRHLRASTLAMRNSADCIGGDPNRAIGFGAFSFH